The following coding sequences lie in one Megalodesulfovibrio gigas DSM 1382 = ATCC 19364 genomic window:
- a CDS encoding helix-turn-helix domain-containing protein: MPILQPDCQSFYPDGVPRAVVAVGIDVVTKGVEKSVLPHRKAHLLLTMRGVVTLEADHGVWIVPPRCALWIPSGMPLTFRGAGALQIYGLFVEPDAVPTLPQECRTLTVSPLLQELLLYAAQMPMLYEEDGPDGRIVQVLLDQLAASPAARLSFPMPCEERLRHIAISLLNNPADRSTIAEWGRRIGMAERTLSRMLHRDTGMSFGRWRQQLHILIALQRLAQGNSVQAVALDLGYESASAFITMFKKIMGKSPARYFAEQHSSRAAA, encoded by the coding sequence ATGCCAATTCTTCAACCAGACTGTCAGAGCTTTTATCCGGATGGCGTGCCCCGGGCTGTGGTGGCGGTGGGCATCGACGTGGTGACCAAGGGCGTGGAGAAGTCCGTGCTGCCGCACCGCAAGGCGCATCTGCTGCTGACCATGCGCGGGGTGGTGACGCTGGAGGCGGATCACGGCGTGTGGATTGTGCCGCCGCGCTGCGCCCTGTGGATTCCCAGCGGCATGCCCCTGACCTTTCGCGGTGCCGGCGCGTTGCAAATCTATGGGCTTTTCGTGGAGCCGGACGCCGTGCCCACCTTGCCCCAGGAGTGCCGCACCCTGACGGTCTCCCCGTTGCTGCAGGAGCTGCTGCTATACGCCGCGCAGATGCCCATGCTGTATGAGGAAGACGGGCCGGACGGCCGCATCGTGCAGGTGCTGCTGGACCAGCTGGCCGCCTCGCCTGCGGCGCGCCTGAGCTTCCCCATGCCGTGCGAAGAGCGGCTGCGGCATATCGCCATCAGCCTGCTGAACAACCCGGCGGACCGTTCCACCATTGCCGAATGGGGGCGACGCATTGGCATGGCCGAGCGCACCCTGTCCCGCATGCTGCACCGGGATACGGGCATGAGTTTTGGCCGCTGGCGGCAGCAGCTGCACATCCTCATCGCCCTGCAGCGGCTGGCCCAGGGCAATTCCGTGCAGGCCGTGGCCCTGGATCTCGGCTATGAGAGCGCCAGCGCCTTCATCACCATGTTCAAAAAGATCATGGGCAAATCACCGGCGCGATACTTCGCGGAGCAGCATTCAAGCCGCGCTGCGGCCTGA
- a CDS encoding metallophosphoesterase family protein — protein MRIAVISDTHLERPTAWFEAFYEAELAPMDLLLHCGDYAAPAMYHYLLQHPGFHGVLGNSDPWTMHGELPWRATVQAGDLVLGLAHGHAELAGDPARVLDAFGGGVDVVCFGHTHRFLCQTMRGVLVVNPGSLCASRSGRRSYAVLTKTGKRMHVDERRLPGDCWGEAEYP, from the coding sequence ATGCGCATCGCCGTTATTTCCGATACCCATCTGGAGCGGCCCACCGCCTGGTTCGAGGCGTTTTACGAGGCGGAGTTGGCTCCCATGGATCTGCTGCTGCATTGCGGCGACTATGCCGCGCCGGCCATGTACCACTACCTGCTGCAGCATCCCGGATTTCATGGCGTGCTGGGCAACTCGGACCCCTGGACCATGCACGGTGAGCTGCCCTGGCGCGCCACGGTGCAGGCCGGGGATCTGGTGCTCGGTCTGGCGCATGGACATGCCGAGCTGGCCGGCGATCCGGCCCGGGTGCTGGACGCCTTTGGCGGCGGGGTGGACGTGGTCTGCTTTGGTCACACGCACCGCTTTTTGTGCCAGACGATGCGCGGCGTGCTGGTGGTGAACCCGGGCTCGCTGTGCGCCTCGCGGTCGGGCCGGCGATCCTATGCCGTGCTCACGAAAACGGGGAAGCGCATGCATGTGGATGAACGCCGTCTCCCCGGAGACTGCTGGGGCGAGGCAGAATACCCCTGA
- a CDS encoding peptidylprolyl isomerase: protein MMEFIRTYAHSWAVKILFGIIVVVFVFFGVNSFNAPRADVVATVNDMPILAKTYTRALEITVDNMRRSDPSVDEAALIRMGLRRDVLMKLIAEMLMEQDARRQGITVADEELRQTIIGMSLFLNERGQFDSQRYRAILARQNQSVREFEDNVRNEMLVQKLADAVTSATSMTEAETRDFFLFTRMQAVLDYVPLRAADFLDAVETSQEEIAAWYAQRNETFRTAPRMELAALVFTPDSLARNETVSAEQVQAFYDSNKDRLFTQEERVRARHILLRVEQNATAAEAGAVLEQIREIKTRLDSGEEFAALAQELSDDTSNIVGGDLGWFGRGQMVPAFEAAAFALNPGEISDPVRTDFGYHLIKSELKEEAGVKAFDDVKAEILQRLAREQAASRVADTLDLALERVLAGEAFDVVSKDLDVPLQTTPLLTQAEAVARFGLEREAGDTLFLMAEGEVSDAPLPLEDGFLLARVVAKAPATIKPLAEVQDDVTARIKAEKAMLKAKDAADALAKELRETPDAHADRVQATLPFSRNEAIAGLGANEALLHAAFDAEPGTWMDTPFALEDGYVVVRVARRVPPEDAQWQTEKSLWMGHLTQRKQQELLESYVTALQESAKISISNPSFFE from the coding sequence ATGATGGAATTTATCCGTACGTACGCCCATTCGTGGGCCGTGAAGATCCTGTTCGGGATCATCGTCGTTGTCTTTGTCTTTTTCGGCGTGAACAGCTTCAATGCGCCGCGCGCCGATGTGGTGGCCACGGTCAACGACATGCCCATCCTGGCCAAAACCTACACCCGCGCCCTGGAAATCACCGTGGATAACATGCGGCGCTCCGATCCATCCGTGGATGAAGCAGCCCTGATCCGCATGGGCCTGCGCCGTGACGTCCTGATGAAGCTCATCGCGGAAATGCTCATGGAGCAGGACGCCAGGCGCCAGGGCATCACCGTCGCCGACGAAGAGCTGCGCCAGACCATCATTGGCATGAGCCTGTTCCTGAACGAACGCGGCCAGTTCGATTCCCAGCGCTACCGCGCCATCCTGGCCCGCCAGAACCAGAGCGTGCGCGAATTCGAAGACAACGTCCGCAACGAGATGCTGGTCCAGAAACTGGCGGACGCCGTGACCAGCGCCACGTCCATGACCGAGGCCGAAACGCGGGACTTCTTCCTCTTCACCCGCATGCAGGCCGTGCTGGACTATGTGCCCCTGCGCGCTGCGGACTTCCTGGACGCCGTGGAAACCTCCCAGGAAGAGATTGCCGCCTGGTACGCCCAGCGCAACGAGACCTTCCGCACTGCCCCCCGCATGGAGCTGGCGGCCCTGGTGTTCACCCCGGATTCCCTGGCCCGCAACGAAACCGTTTCCGCGGAACAGGTGCAGGCCTTCTACGACAGCAACAAGGACCGTCTCTTCACCCAGGAAGAGCGGGTGCGCGCCCGGCACATCCTGCTGCGCGTGGAACAGAACGCCACCGCAGCCGAGGCCGGCGCCGTGCTGGAGCAGATCCGCGAAATCAAGACCCGCCTGGATAGTGGCGAGGAGTTCGCAGCCCTGGCTCAGGAGCTGTCCGACGATACGTCCAACATCGTCGGCGGGGATCTGGGCTGGTTCGGCCGCGGGCAGATGGTGCCGGCCTTCGAGGCGGCCGCCTTCGCCCTGAATCCCGGCGAAATCAGCGACCCCGTGCGCACGGACTTCGGCTATCACCTCATCAAAAGTGAACTCAAGGAAGAAGCCGGCGTGAAGGCCTTTGACGACGTCAAGGCCGAGATCCTCCAGCGTCTGGCCCGGGAACAGGCCGCCAGCCGCGTGGCCGATACCCTGGATCTGGCCCTGGAACGCGTGCTGGCCGGCGAGGCCTTTGATGTCGTGTCCAAGGACCTGGACGTGCCCCTGCAGACCACGCCCCTGCTGACCCAGGCGGAAGCCGTGGCCCGCTTTGGCCTGGAGCGCGAGGCCGGGGACACCCTGTTCCTGATGGCCGAGGGCGAAGTGTCCGACGCGCCCCTGCCCCTGGAGGACGGCTTCCTGCTGGCCCGCGTGGTGGCCAAGGCGCCGGCCACCATCAAGCCCCTGGCCGAAGTGCAGGACGACGTGACCGCGCGCATCAAAGCCGAAAAAGCCATGCTCAAGGCCAAGGATGCGGCGGATGCCCTGGCCAAGGAACTGCGGGAAACGCCCGATGCCCATGCCGACCGGGTGCAGGCCACCCTGCCCTTCAGCCGCAACGAAGCCATCGCCGGCCTGGGCGCCAACGAGGCCCTGCTGCACGCCGCCTTTGATGCCGAACCCGGCACCTGGATGGACACGCCCTTTGCCCTGGAAGACGGCTACGTGGTGGTCCGCGTGGCCCGGCGCGTCCCGCCGGAAGACGCCCAGTGGCAGACGGAAAAATCCCTGTGGATGGGCCACCTGACCCAGCGCAAGCAGCAGGAACTGCTGGAGTCCTACGTGACGGCGCTGCAGGAGTCGGCCAAGATCAGCATCAGCAATCCCTCGTTCTTCGAATAA
- a CDS encoding 3-phosphoshikimate 1-carboxyvinyltransferase, whose translation MDHKLLDILEERAAILAAMRAGKKGRAAMEQHLEQRLWQAWEERAGRATGDKSRWRTLFTLIQDLPAARHPEPGESTAGFQLFPKPVPCKAQVLAPAGVWESQCWAALAVQCSRHAQLRGVAFNAALAFLVKALNHAGATIRWNNDILASEGGSIKLDGKALFVGDDALGCYFLLFLALGQHIRLRVTGDTGLKLLDLSPVGRFLQAFQARLTPVVPGSKGLPARLESAGLPPAAIQLPSDLPPEALLALAMAAPSYEEGLSISWKDSKFEPVAARAAAVLASFVPDAVHVPGTLTIPRAEPTLPPVAHLPMDPLLAVSLLALPLCHPAGGDMALEGAFPAQRSPWKEGLALLRAAGGEPEVDPDMVRVAVDGSRRGSLILDTMADPACFPLSFALAAARMLQDAEATAQLSLPATDLDRQACEELAARLGLRMEQDDACLRLTGRMGEAGATTPWLAPTAAWGLAYACLSMARPGLALANPGGVTELLPRFWNLFNTLPQPPRDVLLVAPAPMDEENADDGRGRKRRIKLRGDITPS comes from the coding sequence TTGGATCACAAGCTCCTCGATATCCTCGAAGAGCGCGCTGCCATTTTGGCAGCCATGCGAGCCGGCAAGAAAGGCCGGGCCGCCATGGAACAGCACCTCGAACAGCGCCTCTGGCAGGCCTGGGAGGAACGCGCCGGCCGCGCCACGGGCGACAAGTCCCGCTGGCGGACCCTGTTCACCCTCATCCAGGACCTCCCCGCCGCCCGCCATCCCGAGCCCGGCGAATCCACGGCCGGCTTCCAGCTCTTCCCCAAACCGGTCCCCTGCAAGGCCCAGGTCCTTGCCCCGGCCGGCGTCTGGGAATCCCAGTGCTGGGCCGCCCTGGCCGTGCAGTGCTCCCGCCATGCCCAGCTGCGCGGTGTGGCCTTCAACGCCGCCCTGGCCTTTCTGGTCAAGGCCCTGAACCACGCCGGGGCCACCATCCGCTGGAACAACGACATCCTGGCCAGCGAGGGCGGCAGCATCAAACTGGATGGCAAGGCCCTTTTTGTGGGCGATGACGCCCTGGGCTGCTACTTCCTGTTGTTCCTGGCCCTTGGCCAGCACATCCGCCTGCGGGTCACGGGCGATACCGGCCTCAAGCTCCTGGATCTTTCCCCCGTGGGCCGATTCCTCCAGGCCTTCCAGGCCCGGCTCACGCCCGTGGTGCCCGGCTCCAAGGGCCTGCCGGCCCGGCTGGAAAGCGCCGGCCTGCCGCCGGCGGCCATCCAGCTGCCGTCGGACCTGCCCCCCGAAGCCCTGCTGGCCCTGGCCATGGCGGCGCCTTCGTACGAAGAAGGCCTGTCCATCTCCTGGAAAGACAGCAAATTCGAGCCCGTGGCTGCCCGGGCCGCGGCCGTGCTGGCCAGTTTTGTGCCCGATGCGGTGCACGTCCCCGGCACCCTGACGATTCCGCGCGCCGAGCCCACCCTGCCCCCCGTGGCACACCTGCCCATGGACCCCCTGCTGGCCGTCAGCCTGCTGGCCCTGCCCCTGTGCCACCCTGCCGGCGGCGACATGGCCCTGGAGGGTGCGTTCCCGGCCCAGCGGTCCCCGTGGAAGGAAGGTCTGGCCCTGCTGCGGGCGGCCGGCGGCGAACCCGAAGTTGATCCGGACATGGTCCGCGTGGCGGTGGACGGTTCTCGCCGTGGCTCGCTGATCCTGGACACCATGGCCGATCCCGCCTGCTTCCCCCTGTCCTTTGCTCTGGCCGCCGCACGCATGCTGCAGGATGCCGAGGCCACGGCGCAGCTTTCCCTGCCGGCCACGGATCTGGACCGCCAGGCCTGCGAGGAGCTGGCTGCCCGTCTGGGCCTGCGCATGGAGCAGGACGACGCCTGCCTGCGCCTGACCGGCCGCATGGGCGAGGCCGGCGCCACCACCCCCTGGCTGGCCCCCACCGCCGCCTGGGGCCTGGCCTACGCCTGCCTGAGCATGGCCCGCCCCGGTCTGGCCCTGGCCAACCCCGGCGGAGTGACGGAGCTGCTCCCCCGGTTCTGGAATCTGTTCAACACCCTGCCGCAGCCGCCGCGCGATGTGTTGCTGGTGGCCCCGGCGCCCATGGACGAGGAGAACGCCGATGACGGTCGTGGACGAAAACGACGCATCAAGCTTCGCGGAGATATCACGCCTTCGTGA
- a CDS encoding aconitate hydratase, producing the protein MPKNLTQKIIAAHLMDGSMEPGAEIGLKIDQTLTQDATGTMAYLQFEALGLDRVKTELSVSYVDHNTLQMGFRNPDDHRYLRSIAKKYGIIFSPPGTGICHQLHLENFAKPGKTLIGSDSHTPTAGGVGSLAMGAGGLSVALAMAGEPYHIPMPKVLRVHLTGTLQGWASAKDVILHLLGRLTVKGGVGKVLEYTGPGVATLSVPERAVITNMGAELGATTSVFPSDERTREFLVSMGRPEDFTPLAADEDAAYDDTIEVDLSTLEPLAAQPHMPDRVVPVARLAGLKVDQAAIGSCTNSSYADMKSVALLFAGKQVAEHTDTMISPGSKQVIKLLARESLIEPIVDSGARLLEASCGPCIGMGGSPVSQGVSVRTFNRNFEGRSGTQDAQVYLVSPLTAAQCALRGEFSDPATWGEPPAVDPLPKDAPSIRSLFIYPPVDGAAVEIERGPNIVALEQFPTLPDTIETAVQLKVEDNITTDHILPAGAQITALRSNIPAISEYIFNRVDAGFVGRMKARAAQGVAKACGGVIVAGDNYGQGSSREHAALGPRHLGVCAVVAKSFARIHRANLVNFGILPLLLVNKDDYDTLAQDTPLSIPTASIQPGGEVSLQVNGVGLVPVTNDLSAHELAVIRAGGLLNFVRFAKAQTA; encoded by the coding sequence ATGCCCAAGAACCTCACGCAAAAGATCATTGCCGCCCACCTGATGGACGGCTCCATGGAACCCGGCGCTGAAATCGGCCTCAAAATCGACCAGACCCTCACGCAGGACGCCACCGGCACCATGGCCTATCTGCAGTTCGAGGCCCTGGGGCTGGATCGCGTCAAAACCGAGCTCTCCGTGAGCTACGTGGACCACAACACCCTGCAGATGGGCTTCCGCAACCCGGACGACCATCGCTACCTGCGGTCCATCGCCAAGAAATACGGCATCATCTTCTCGCCCCCCGGCACCGGCATCTGCCATCAACTGCACCTGGAAAACTTCGCCAAGCCCGGCAAGACCCTCATCGGGTCCGACAGCCACACCCCCACCGCCGGCGGCGTGGGCTCCCTGGCCATGGGCGCGGGCGGCCTCTCCGTGGCCCTGGCCATGGCTGGCGAGCCGTATCACATCCCCATGCCCAAGGTGCTGCGGGTGCATCTGACCGGCACGCTCCAGGGCTGGGCTTCGGCCAAGGATGTCATCCTGCACCTGCTGGGCCGGCTCACGGTCAAGGGCGGGGTGGGCAAGGTGCTGGAATACACCGGCCCCGGCGTGGCCACCCTCTCCGTGCCGGAACGCGCCGTCATCACCAACATGGGCGCGGAGCTGGGCGCCACCACCTCCGTGTTCCCCAGCGACGAGCGCACCCGCGAGTTCCTGGTCAGCATGGGCCGTCCCGAAGACTTCACCCCCCTGGCTGCGGATGAAGACGCCGCCTACGACGACACCATCGAAGTCGATCTCTCCACCCTGGAACCCCTGGCCGCACAGCCCCACATGCCGGACCGCGTGGTGCCCGTGGCCCGGCTGGCCGGCCTCAAGGTGGATCAGGCAGCCATCGGCTCCTGCACCAACTCTTCCTATGCCGACATGAAATCCGTGGCCCTGCTCTTTGCCGGGAAGCAGGTGGCCGAACACACGGATACGATGATCTCCCCCGGCTCCAAGCAGGTCATCAAGCTGCTGGCCCGGGAATCCCTCATTGAGCCCATTGTGGATTCCGGCGCGCGCCTGCTGGAGGCCTCCTGCGGCCCGTGCATCGGCATGGGCGGCTCTCCGGTGTCCCAGGGCGTGAGCGTGCGGACCTTCAACCGCAACTTCGAGGGCCGCAGCGGCACCCAGGACGCCCAGGTGTATCTGGTGAGCCCCCTCACTGCCGCCCAGTGCGCCCTGCGCGGGGAATTCAGCGATCCCGCCACCTGGGGCGAGCCCCCGGCCGTGGACCCCCTGCCCAAGGACGCCCCCTCCATCCGCTCCCTGTTCATCTACCCGCCGGTGGACGGCGCGGCCGTGGAGATTGAGCGCGGCCCGAACATCGTGGCCCTGGAGCAATTCCCCACCCTGCCGGACACCATCGAAACCGCGGTCCAGCTCAAGGTGGAAGACAACATCACCACGGACCACATCCTGCCGGCCGGGGCGCAGATTACGGCCCTGCGGTCCAACATTCCGGCCATCAGCGAATACATTTTCAACCGGGTAGACGCCGGCTTTGTGGGCCGCATGAAGGCGCGCGCCGCCCAGGGCGTGGCCAAGGCCTGCGGCGGCGTCATCGTGGCCGGGGACAACTACGGCCAGGGCTCCTCCCGCGAGCATGCCGCCCTTGGGCCGCGGCACCTGGGCGTGTGCGCCGTGGTGGCCAAGTCCTTCGCGCGTATCCATCGCGCCAACCTCGTCAACTTCGGCATCCTGCCCCTGTTGCTGGTCAACAAGGACGATTACGACACCCTGGCCCAGGATACGCCGCTCTCCATCCCCACGGCGTCCATCCAGCCCGGCGGGGAAGTCTCCCTGCAGGTCAACGGCGTGGGGCTGGTGCCCGTCACCAACGATCTGTCCGCCCATGAGCTGGCCGTGATCCGCGCCGGCGGGCTGCTCAACTTCGTCCGATTCGCCAAGGCCCAGACGGCCTAA
- a CDS encoding efflux RND transporter periplasmic adaptor subunit produces the protein MRSRVILFLLVCVAAMAALNSYSERSHAQGPPPAMEPEVTVLTLAPSVVTLTTELPGRTSAHLVSEVRPQVSGILQKRLFTEGAEVTEGDVLYKIDPAHYQAVYDNAKAALAKAEANVVPVKLRAERTANLARQDAVSRQDNDDAHAAHRQAEAEVLATKAALETARINLEYTNVRAPISGRIGKSAVTPGALVTANQAAALSTIQQTDPIYVDLTQSSAEVMRLRRDLQQGVLKQAADGGATVSLILEDGTPYALDGVLKFADITVDQSTGVITLRAEFPNPAGELLPGLYVRAVLTEGVDEHAILAPQAAVSRDTKGNPLVMVVNAEGVVEARPITVRRTIGDSWLVGEGVAVGERIVVDGLQKARPGRKVKVVETNATRPGAVTNAAAAVADKILAKTAAAGTDGVTALATSAAPTTTAAQ, from the coding sequence ATGCGTAGCCGCGTCATTCTTTTTTTGTTGGTCTGTGTTGCCGCCATGGCGGCCCTGAATTCCTACAGTGAACGCTCCCACGCCCAGGGACCGCCGCCGGCCATGGAACCGGAGGTGACGGTTCTTACCCTGGCCCCCAGCGTTGTCACCCTGACCACGGAACTGCCCGGCCGCACCTCGGCCCATCTGGTAAGTGAGGTCCGGCCCCAGGTGAGCGGCATTCTGCAGAAGCGCCTGTTCACGGAAGGCGCGGAAGTGACCGAGGGCGACGTGTTGTACAAAATCGATCCCGCCCACTACCAGGCCGTGTACGACAACGCCAAGGCGGCCCTGGCCAAGGCCGAGGCCAACGTGGTGCCCGTGAAGCTCAGGGCCGAGCGGACGGCCAATCTGGCCCGGCAGGACGCCGTGAGCCGCCAGGACAACGACGATGCCCACGCCGCCCACCGGCAGGCCGAAGCCGAGGTGCTCGCCACCAAGGCAGCCCTGGAGACGGCGCGCATCAATCTGGAATACACCAACGTGCGCGCGCCCATTTCCGGGCGTATCGGCAAGTCCGCCGTCACGCCTGGGGCACTGGTCACGGCCAATCAGGCGGCGGCCCTGTCCACCATCCAGCAGACCGATCCCATTTATGTGGATCTGACGCAATCCAGCGCCGAAGTGATGCGCCTCAGGCGCGATCTGCAGCAGGGCGTGCTCAAGCAGGCGGCGGATGGCGGCGCCACCGTGTCCCTGATCCTGGAGGACGGCACCCCCTACGCCCTGGACGGCGTGCTGAAGTTCGCGGACATCACCGTGGACCAGAGCACGGGCGTCATCACCTTGCGGGCGGAGTTCCCCAACCCTGCCGGCGAGCTGCTGCCGGGCTTGTACGTGCGCGCCGTGCTGACCGAAGGGGTGGACGAGCACGCCATCCTGGCGCCCCAGGCCGCCGTGAGCCGCGACACCAAGGGCAACCCCCTGGTGATGGTGGTGAATGCCGAGGGTGTGGTGGAGGCCCGGCCCATCACCGTGCGCCGCACCATCGGGGATTCCTGGCTGGTGGGCGAAGGGGTGGCTGTCGGGGAGCGCATTGTGGTGGACGGTCTGCAGAAGGCCCGGCCAGGGCGCAAGGTGAAGGTGGTGGAAACCAACGCCACCCGCCCCGGCGCAGTCACCAATGCGGCGGCGGCCGTGGCCGACAAGATCCTCGCCAAAACCGCCGCAGCCGGCACCGACGGCGTCACCGCCCTCGCCACCTCCGCCGCCCCCACCACAACCGCCGCCCAGTAG